Genomic segment of Rattus norvegicus strain BN/NHsdMcwi chromosome 7, GRCr8, whole genome shotgun sequence:
TTTGAAGCACAGGGCTGGGGACTACGGGGGCTTTGGAGGCAGCTGGTGGGGCAGGGGCAcctgtaaaagaaaacaaattcagcTCCAGGAAAGTCCTCTTTCTAGCATCCACAAACCCAATCTCTGACACAAACCACCAAACCCACCAATGCTCTCTAAACTTTCCCCCCAACCCCAATTCCCTGGATGGCTGTACGCCTAAGCTTAGAAACCCCATTAACACTCATACCTGGCACACTGCTGAGGCTGCCACTGGTGGTCCCAGGCAGAGAGGGCTGAATGGGGTGCCTGGGCTGGGGAGGGCTCCCTGAGGAGAgggctgggggaggaggaaggtgtgCATCTGACCCCAAAAGGTTAAAGCTTCCATCCGAGTGGGAAGGGCCAGGGGTGGGGAGTCCCAGTAGGGACAGCACAGAGGGGAGAATAGGCTGGGACGGCtctgggagaggaaagggctGAGGGACAGGAGCAGGGGCCCGAGGACGGCTCCGTCTAGGGCTTTGAGGGCCTCCCCCTTCTAGCAACCTCAAGACAGTTGGGGGCCGGCGAGGACGCCGCTGAGAGGGACGGGGTGATGCATGGGAAGCTGAGGGGGCCTGGGCACGGGGCCTTCGGCCCTGTAAAGTGCTGGGAGGGGGCAGCTGGGGTTGCTGGGCCTTGGCTGCTGCAGAGAGCAGGCTGCTAGCAAGGAATGGGGGTGCCCCAGGCCCCTCCACTGTGGGGCCCCCTCCCAAGGATCCCAGGACCAAGGGCAGGTGCATAGTGGCTGAAGACACTGGTGGCTGAGTGGTGGAACCAGGGGGACCAGGGGGACCAGGGAGATTATTGCTTGGGGGCACGGGAGGAGGTGTTAAGGCATCACTACAGTGGAAGAGAGGAGAGTCTGAAGGTGGTGAAGAGGAGGCATGAGGGGCTGGAGGAGAGCCCAGGTCAGAGGGCACCAGGTTGGATCGGAGGGAAGCTCCCCAGTTGTAGGAAGGGGCATTGAGGCTGATCGCAGATGgaggaggtggggctggagagggagcATTGCCTCTTGGAAGGAAACAAGGGCTGCTGCTGCCTGCAGAAGGAACTGGATCAGGAAGCCGGGGTGGGAAGAGCCCTGCAGGGCCTGTTAGAGGAGGGAAGGCCTGGGGAACTGAAGGTGGTTCTTGGGGAATGGAGCCAGGACCCCCATTAAGTGGAGTTGTAGGAGGAACTCGACAAGAAGGGCGGACAGAGGCAGGCCCTGGGGACACAGTGTGGAACATTTGGGGGCTTGCTCCCTCTCCTGCAATAAATTAAAAGTGAAGGTCAGCTTGTGAGTCCCTGCTGTGAACGCTGTCTTCTCCAGTCCCAACTCCCACAAGTCACCACCATGTCCTTTCTCACCAAGCTGTTCTCCATTGACTCCACCCTGGGCCTTCTCAGATCGCTCACCCACCATCCACCTTCCAGGCCCCAGGTTTCCCCCATTTTTCTCAAAAGTGGCAGACACTCACCAGGAGAAGAATGTGAGCAGGTGGTCTCCATGCTGCGGTACagagttgccatggcaacagcttTCCGCCTGTGGTTGCACAGCTTGGTCATGTCCTCCTCCGATGCaggccccaccccagccccacccgGGGTCACCGGGGCCAGAGGGTCAAAGTTGAAAACCTGTAAGGTAGGAAGTATGGAGAGGGACGTTGAGGGGTGGGATCTCGAGAAGGTATGGTGGTCAGTAATTGGCTTATGCATCGAGAACTGGCATCCCCCACAGCTCTGACCTTGGGTACATTGAGTGGACACTCCAGACCGCACTTGCAGGTCCCATCGCTGAGGAGGTAGCTACGGGTTTGCTCCAAGGAAGACAGCTCTGTGCCACTTGGGCTACAAAAGAACAGGGTCATGGATATGGGGTTAATTTCAGCCAATCTGGAGATCATTCCTAAAGGACAGTTAAATGCTTGCCCAGGCAGGGCCAGGCGTAAAGGATGAGAGAAGACACAGAGTGAATGGATCCAGAGATAAAGAGAGCAAAaggctggggggagggagggagtgccAGAAACCAAAGCTCTGATCTGAGGAAAGCCACCTTACCTGATATAGTACACAGCACCTTCTCGTACACAGCGCTGCCACCCGATGGGGACAGCCGTGGCCGCAGGGCCCCCGGCTCTGTCTGCTGCACTGCTCTCATTCCCTCCATTCATTGTGTGCGATCAGCTCCCTTGTGCCTGGCAACACAGACATCCATGTGGGCACCAGGAGGGTTCAATGGCTGGGTACCTGAGGGAGAGTTCCCGGAAGGCAGAGGGAGTCCTGTCATACCACCATGGCTACCTGAACATCTCTGCAAACATTGTGGGGTCCACTCTAAAGCCGGGGCCACCAGCTTAGCCCACACctgcaacacaaggagagaaGGGCCTCTCAATCTACCTGACCACCACGGCCCAGGGCACTCAAGCAAAGGTCCCTAAATAACATGACGAAGTGCCTGCATCAGGGATCTGCTCACCATGTCTACAACTGTCCCCTCCAAGCCCGGTCCCTAGAGACCAGAGGAGTTCAGCACCTCAACTCCCAAGGACCACAAAACCATACCCTAATTTCTTGACATATGAAGGGCTAGTTCCCTTTGTCTAGGCACAGAAGACTTCAACAAGGAGTGTGGGCAAATTCCCATAATGCCAGGCCACTAGGAAGTTTCCCAGTGTCTGGCCACTgctgtcccctcccccaggaaGATCATATAAAAAGTACAGATTGCCCCACAGGTCACCAAGCAATTGCCCAACTGCCTGGCAGGGTGGTACCAGATGAAATCCCCCTATGCCCACTCCATCCAACAATCTCGGATCTAATTCATTTGGACCTCCAAGGAGGCTGAAACCAGAGCTCTGTCTTCCTCCAGGATCCTGAGAAGCTCCTGGTCCTCTCAAGCCGACGAAAAGGGGATTCATAATCCCCCACTAGCTTCCAATTAACAAGAAGCATTCCCTGACATGTAGGGACGGCCCTTAGACCTGCAAGTACCCCTCACCAACCTCACCATCGCTCCCGCCGCACACTGACGGCTTCCAAACTTTCCCTCTCATAACAAGGCGCCCTGTCACCCAGACTGCTTCCTTCAGcttggggaggaggggaaggcaggcgCACGAAGTAGGAAGGAACTTGGGGAGAGGGCGGGTGGAGGGTGGGCGAAGCACTGAAGGGAGGGAGGTCAGGAAGGCAGAAGTCAGGCACTGAGGGGGAGAAACGGCGGGGCAGGTGAGGGTGCGGGGCTGTGGATGGGGCCGGGAAAAGGGGCCGAAAGGACGCGGAGGGGGCAGAGGGTAGGgacagaaggggaggagagagaagggagggggaggggcgggggggcCGGGCCCCGCACTCACCGCGGCCCATGGTTCGGCTGGCCCCGCCCTGCGCAGTCGCGGCCCagagggtgagtgggagggggtgggaggtgggtcGGTGGAGCCCGAGCCTCCGGTACGGCCCCGGCCGGTCTTAGCAGGaagcgccgccgccgccgccgccgcggatCACCGAGCGGCCTCCCGCGCATGCGCCATAGGGGCCAGGGGCAGCCCTGGGGATTCCGTTCCCAGAAGGCACCGCGCAGACTGCTACCGCCGCCGCCGTCgctgccgccgccaccgccgcagccgccgccgccgccgccgctgcccgGACGGGAGAGGGGCGGGGCCGGGCCCCCGCCCAGCGGACAGCAGCGAGCCAACAGGAGGGGACGCAGTGCGCATGCGGGAGCGCGcctacccctcccccacaacCCCCCATTAATCCCCAAGAGAACAAACACCCCACGCGGCCCCCCCCCGTCCTCCGCGGAAGGATCTGGGCCTCTTCCCAGGCCACTGGTGGCCAATCCCAATCCTCCCTCGGGAGGGGCCCCTTCCGAAGCCACAATCTGTTGGGGGAGTCAGGAATGTCAGGTCCGGGAGGGGCCAGCCCTAAAAGATGAAAGTCGCGActtgccctgccccgccccaaaGGCTTCCCGGGTAGTGTGCAGAGACTTGACCCGCCTCTCCAGGTCAACATGTCACAACACGACCTCAGCCTGTCAAGTCACATGACCTCTGCCTGTCACTGACAACCTGGTCTGTCTTTAGGCCAGGAGAGACCATCTGGTTCAGCCCACCCCCAACCTCTACTAACAGAAGGGGAAATGAAGGTCTGGAGCGAAGGAGCAGTCTGGCCAAGGACCTGTCACTGTCGCACCATCCAATAGCAACCGGTCTTGGTTCAGTTTCTACTTAGACAAACTCTGGCTTGCCCCTCCCGAGTGTACGACAGACTATGTAATAGGCCACCACATGGCCTCTGTTTTCATGGCACAAAAAATAGGTTTTGCAAGATG
This window contains:
- the Mbd6 gene encoding methyl-CpG-binding domain protein 6 isoform X3, with translation MNGGNESSAADRAGGPAATAVPIGWQRCVREGAVYYISPSGTELSSLEQTRSYLLSDGTCKCGLECPLNVPKVFNFDPLAPVTPGGAGVGPASEEDMTKLCNHRRKAVAMATLYRSMETTCSHSSPGEGASPQMFHTVSPGPASVRPSCRVPPTTPLNGGPGSIPQEPPSVPQAFPPLTGPAGLFPPRLPDPVPSAGSSSPCFLPRGNAPSPAPPPPSAISLNAPSYNWGASLRSNLVPSDLGSPPAPHASSSPPSDSPLFHCSDALTPPPVPPSNNLPGPPGPPGSTTQPPVSSATMHLPLVLGSLGGGPTVEGPGAPPFLASSLLSAAAKAQQPQLPPPSTLQGRRPRAQAPSASHASPRPSQRRPRRPPTVLRLLEGGGPQSPRRSRPRAPAPVPQPFPLPEPSQPILPSVLSLLGLPTPGPSHSDGSFNLLGSDAHLPPPPALSSGSPPQPRHPIQPSLPGTTSGSLSSVPGAPAPPAASKAPVVPSPVLQSPCDKGLGLGAGPACPLPPLAGEEAFPFPSPEQGLALSGAGFPGMLGALPLPLSLGQPPPSPLLSHSLFGVLAGAGQPPPEPLLPPPGGPGPPLAPGEPEGPSLLVASLLSPPPSDLLPPPAPPSNLLASFLPLLALGPTAGDGEGSAEGAGGPNGEPFSGLGDLPPLLFPPLSAPPTLIALNSALLAASLDPPSGTPPQPCVLSAPQPGPPTSSVTTATTDPGASSLGKAPSNSGRPPQLLSPLLSASLLGDLSSLTSSPGTLPSLLQPPGPLLSSQLGLQLLPGGGAPPTLSEASSPLACLLQSLQQIPPEQPDAPCLPPESPASALEPEPARPPLSALAPPHGSPDPPVPELLTGRGSGKRGRRGGGGLRGINGETRPGRGRKPGSRREPGRLALKWGTRGGFNGQMERSPRRTHHWQHNGELAEGGAEPKDPPLPGPHPEDLKVSPGIVRKSRRGRRRKYKKSLTQPWEIHLVLGSCS